The Pseudomonas hefeiensis genomic sequence TGCTCGCCGATGGCACCGTACAGGCTCGGGTCGCCGGAGTGTACCCGAGCCACGTCCTGGCCCTTGAAATGAGCGGCCTTGATCAACTCGATAATCTGCTCCAGGTGCAGCTCGGCGCTGTTGACCACCTGTTCGGCGCTGTGGCCTTCCAGCACGGCCATGGGCACCAGGGAGCCGGCGTAGATGATCACCGCGCAGCTGCGGATCAGTCGCTGGCCTTTGACAGTGATCAGTTCCGGGTCGCCAGGGCCGGCGCCAATGAAATAAACGGTCATGACCGATTCCTAAAAGGTGAGTGAGCGACGCTGAATGAAGATCGCTCATGATCGAGGGCGCGAATTATCGGGATTTAGGCCGTGACCGCCAATGCCAGCGTGACGCCGGGGCCTTTCTGGCGGGGAATCAGCAATGTTGCGGGCGTCGTGCCCAACCGGTCGGCCAGGGCCAGGGCGGCGCTTTCGGCGATGCCATAGCAACCGGTGCGCTCAAAAGCGATCTCGGAGCGGTGGCTGAGCCGCGCCTGGTAGCTGGACAATTGCCCGGCATTGAAACAGGTCAGCGGCAACTTCAGTTGCTCGGCCAGCTCCAGCAGACCCGGCTCGTCTTGCTTGAGGTCGATACTGGCCAAGGCTCCAACCCCAGAGAGCTCAATGCCGTGCGCCAGCAGCGTCTGATCAAGCATCGCCCGCAATGTGCTGGCCGGGCAGCCGCGCTGACAGCCCAGGCCGACCACCAGGATCGGCCCGGTGCTCATGCGTCGTGGTGAGCCTGGTTGCCGCGACGGAACAACCACGCGCTGACCAGACCCAGCGCTAGCCAGAACGCGACGTTGGTCACTTGCGAGGCGAGCTTGAACTGGCTTTCAAGTGCTTCGGGCGCCAGCATCGAGTGGACCTCAGGCTGCGGCGCGCCGATGACATGGGGCACCAGCAAGGTCGCCACGCCTAGCAGTTTGAGCAACCAATGCCTGCCGAAGACAATCAGGGCGATGCCCACCGCGGTGGACGCCGCCGTGCCGATCCACCACATCTGCCGCTGGGCCAGATCGGCCGCTGCCGTGCCAGGCAGCTCCGGTGGCAGGCCAAGGGTGGGCGCCAGGACGAAAGTGGCATAACCGGCCAGACCCCAGAGCAATCCCTGGGACGTGCGAGTCGGCGCACGCAAGGTGTACAAACCCGCCAACATCAGGGCGAAACCCACCGCGACCACCAGATTGCCGCCGGTGGTGGAGAGCAGTCGTTGCCAACCGTCTTGCGGCTCCCACGCTTCGGTGTCATGGGAATGAGCAGCCCCAGCGGTGTGTTCATGGAGCTCGGTAGCCGGGGCGCTTTCGTAGGTTTCGGCCTGCAGAATCAGCGGCGATACCCAGAAACTCTGGAGGAGGGTCAGCAGCAGGGCGGCCAGCAATCCGCTGAAACCGGCGGTTTGCGCGATACGCTTGATCATGTCGTCAGGTCTCAATGGCACGGGAATGCGGCGCTGTGGCGGGTGTCGTGGGCCGCGTTGTGCACCGCTTCGATATGGGAGAAACCGGCGAAATAGACCAGGCCCGCGCCGAGAATCGAGGCGAAAATCGCTGCGCTCAGGCGCTGGCTCAGGGTTGTGGAGCTGCTGGCGGTACGGGCGGTGCTGCTGATGGTCGACATGGCGCTTCCCTATGGTCTTGTCATCGGGTGAATCGAGCGCAATGAAACCCCGGGCGCAGGCCCGCCAAGGTTCGAACAGCGCCCGCCCACCGCGGGTTTGTTGATGCATGAGTCATGGGCCGGTCTCCGGGCTCGCGAGGGGCAGGGCTTGTACCTGGCCGGCAAGCGTCACCTTCCCATGCGCCCTTGTTGTAGCAGGGCATGCACAGTGGATCTGACGCTTCTCTCGCTTACCGTTGCGGGGGCAGCACCGGACTGACGTGGCCTGGCAAGCAAGCACACGATTCACCGGTTTCCCGTTTCACCCTGTGAAGGGCACCCGTAACTAGGCGCACAGGAGAGCATGGGCGGGGGCTGGGCGTCAATTGGCATGGGTTTACAGGCTGAAACCGAGTCGCATCTTTCGCGAGCAAGCCCGCTCCCACACTGGATCGTCACCAGGCCCAAAATTTGAAATCAATATAGATCCAGTGTGGGAGCGGGCTTGCTCGCGAAGGCGGTAGCATGTGCACCGCAGAGCTCTCTGGAGATTGACCCGCCCCCACACCCTGCGTAGCCTTGCGCCTTCGAGGTTCTTCGGCATTGGCCGAAGCTAAGAAGGGAACGCGGTCCAAGCCGCGGCTGCCCCCGCAACTGTGAACGGTGATGTTTCTGCAAGGCCACTGTGCATGCTCTTTTACCAAGGGTGCACGGGAAGGCGCAGCAACTGCCAGTCGACTGACTGGCCCACCGTCAGCCAGGAGACCTGCCTCGAAACAGATTCTCACTACAACCGGGCGGGGTGATCCGGTGGCGAAATCTTCCGCGTGCGCTCAAGCGTGCGGATTGTCGTCCCGTTTGCCCGCCACCTTGCCAAAGGGCATCCGATGAAAACACTGGCCAAACTCCCTGTCACCATCGTCACCGGTTTCCTCGGCTCGGGTAAAACCACCTTGCTGCGGCACATGCTCGACAACGCCCAGGGACGGCGCATCGCGGTGATCGTCAACGAGTTCGGTGAGCTGGGCATCGACGGCGAAATCCTCAAGCAGTGCTCGATCGGCTGCACCGAAGAAGAAGCCAGCGGTCGCGTCTATGAGCTGGCCAACGGTTGCCTGTGCTGCACCGTACAGGAAGAGTTTTTCCCGGTGATGCGCGAGTTGGTGGCGCGGCGCGGTGACCTCGATCACATCCTTATCGAAACCTCCGGCCTGGCGCTGCCCAAACCCCTGGTCCAGGCTTTCCAGTGGCCGGAAATCCGTAGCGCTTGCACCGTCGATGCGGTGATCACTGTGGTCGACAGCCCGGCCGTGGCCGCCGGCACGTTCGCCGCGTTCCCCGACCAGGTCGATGCCCAGCGCAAACTTGACCCCAACCTGGACCACGAATCACCGCTGCACGAGCTGTTCGCCGACCAACTGGCGAGCGCCGACCTGGTGATCCTCAACAAAGCCGACCTGATCAGTCCTGAAGACCTGGCCAAGGTGCGCCTGGAAGTGGCCGAAGAGCTGCCGCCGGCGGTCAAGGTCATCGAAGCCAGCAGCGGCCGCCTGCCTTTGGACGTGTTGATCGGCCTGGGCGCCGGCTCCGAGGAACACATCGACAGCCGTCACAGCCATCACGACCATCACCATGACGGCGACGATGACGACCATGATCATGACGCGTTCGACTCCATTTCCATCGAACTGCCCCAGGCCGACGAAAGCCTGCTGCTGGACGCACTGACCCAATTGGTGGTGCAGCACGGCGTGCTGCGGGTCAAGGGGTTCGCGGCGATTCCTGGCAAGCCAATGCGTTTGCTGATCCAGGGCGTGGGCACGCGCTTCGACAAACATTTCGACCGTCAGTGGGGCGCCGATGAAGCGCGGGTCACCCGTCTGGTGTTGATCGGCCAGGCGCTGGATGCCGGGTTGCTCGAAGCGCAGTTGCGCGCAGCCCTCAGCGTCTAAGCCATGCACCTGCTCAGGACCCAGCCCGGCGGTTTCGTGTCGGACGACAACATTGCCGATCTCGGACAAACCCCCGCCGAGCTGGTGATCCTGTGCAGCGGTGACTCCAGCCTGGCGCTGCTGGCCGAAGCGGCGCGGCAGTTGCCAGACGACTATCCGCAGTTTCGCCTCGCCAACCCGATGCAGGTGCAAAACCACGCCTCGGTGGATCTGTATTTCGACGACGTGTTGCGTCACGCCAAGGTCATCCTGCTTTCCCTGCATGGTGGCATCGGTTATTGGCGCTACGGCATTGAACGCCTTATGGAACTGGCCGGGCGCGGGGTGAAGCTGATCCTGGTGCCGGGGGACGATCGGCCGGACCCGGAACTCAGCGATTTGAGCAACGTACCCCATGAGGATCGGGACCGGCTCTGGCAGTTCCTGCGCCAAGGCGGGTTGGGCAATGCCCTGGATCTGTTCCATAACCTGGCCAGCCAATGGTTCGGTCGCGACTATCCTTGGGGCGAACCCCAACCCCTGCCGCGCACGGCGATCTACCATCCGGAAAGAACCAACGCCACCCTGGGCGATTGGCATAGCGACTGGCAGGTCGGGCAGCCGGTGGCGGCGGTGCTGTTTTATCGCTCCCACCTGCAAGCGGCGAACACGGCATTCATCGACGTGTTTTGCCAGCGCCTGCAAGCGGCGGGGCTCAATCCCTTGCCAATTGCCGTGGCGAGCCTCAAGGAGCCCGGTTGCCTGGCCTTGGTTGAAGACTGGCTGGATGAGGTGGCGGCAGGGGTGATCCTCAACACCACCGGCTTCGCCCAATCGAGCCCCGAAGCGCCACATTTGCGACCGTTTCGCCGCAACGTCCCGGTGATCCAGGCGATCTGCGCCCAGGACAACGAGCCGGGCTGGCGCGCCAGTGAGCAGGGCCTGGGCCCGCGGGATCTGGCGATGCACATTGCCCTGCCGGAACTGGACGGGCGGATCATCAGTCGCCCCATCAGTTTCAAGGACCTGGCCTGGCGCAGCGAGCGCAGCCAGAGCGATGTGGTCTGCTACCGCGCCGTGCCCGAACGCATGGATTTTGTCGCTGAGCTGGCGTGGCGCTGGACGAACCTGGCGTGCCTGCCCAATTCGCAAAAGCGCGTGGCGCTGATCCTCGCCAACTACCCGACCCGGGATGGGCGCATCGGTAACGGCGTCGGCCTGGACACCCCCGCGGCGGCGGTGAATATCCTGCGGGCCTTGCAGGCCGAGGGCTATCCGCTGCCGACCGAACTGCCTGCGAGCGGCACCGCTTTGATCCAGCAGCTACTCGGCGGTGTGAGCAACGACCTGGACAGTCTCGACCTGCGGCCCTGTCATCAGAGCCTGGCACTGGAGGCTTACCGGGCCATGTTCGACGCATTGCCCGAGGCCAATCGCCAGGCGGTGCTGGAGCGTTGGGGCTCACCCGAACAGGATCCGATGTTCCGCGATGGCCGACTGATGATCGCGGGTGTGCGCCTGGGCCTGACGTTCGTCGGCATCCAGCCGGCCCGAGGCTATCAGGTCGATCCGAGCGCCGTGTACCACGACCCGGACCTGGTGCCGCCCCACGGCTACCTGGCGTTTTATTTCTGGCTGCGTAACACCTACGGCGTCCACGCGCTGATTCATGTCGGCAAGCACGGCAACCTCGAATGGCTGCCGGGCAAGGGCGTCGGGCTGTCGGAAAGCTGCTGGCCGGATGCGCTGCTGGGACCGTTGCCGAACATTTATCCGTTCATCGTCAATGACCCGGGCGAGGGCGCCCAGGCCAAGCGACGCACCCAGGCCGTGATCATCGATCACTTGATGCCGCCGCTGACCCGGGCCGAAACCTATGGGCCGCTGCGTAACCTCGAGCTGTTGGCTGACGAATACTACGAAGCGCAACTGCTCGACCCACGCCGCGCCCGGGAACTGCAGCGAGACATTCTGAATCTGGTGCGCGAAACCCACATCGACCGCGAGTTGCAACTGGACGGCGATGCTGACGTGGCAATCTGGCTGCCACGCCTGGACACCTACTTGTGCGATCTGAAGGAGTCGCAGATCCGCGACGGCCTGCACATTTTTGGCGAGTCGCCCACGCAACGTTTGCGCATCGACACCTTGCTGGCGTTGCTGCGCATTCCCCGGGGTGATGGCAAGGGCGCGCAGTCGAGTTTGCTGCGGGCGCTGGCCAAGGCCTTCGCGCTGGGTTTCGATCCGCTCGATTGTGCGCTGGCCGAACCCTGGACCGGCGCTTGTCCCGAAGCCTTGCGTCGGATCAGCAACGAACCTTGGCGTACCGCTGGCGATACTCGTGAACGTCTGGAATTGTTCGCCGGGCAATTGATCGAGCAGGCCCTGGAAGGCGTGGTCGCGCAACTTGAGGCGCCGGGTTGGGAGACGGTGAACAGCATTATCGAAAACCTGCGCGGCGTCGTGGCTCCGCGTCTGGACGCCTGCGGCCCGGCGGAAATGCGTGGCTTGCTCGATGCCTTGGGCGGACGTTTCGTGCCGGCCGGTCCTAGTGGTGCGCCGAGTCGCGGACGTCTGGATGTGTTGCCCACCGGGCGCAATTTCTTTTCGGTGGAGGTGCGCAACCTGCCGACTACCACGGCGTGGCGCATCGGTTTTCAGTCGGCGTCCCTGATCCTTGAGCGGCACTTGCAGGATCACGGCGATCACCTGCGTCAATTGGGGCTTTCGGTGTGGGGCACCGCCACCATGCGCACCGGCGGCGACGACATGGCCCAGGCCATGGCGTTGATGGGCGTGCGTCCGGTGTGGGCTACGGGCAGCCAGCGAGTCGATGATTTCGAGATCCTGCCGTTGAGCCTGCTGGACCGGCCTCGGGTCGATGTCACGCTGCGGGTCTCCGGGTTCTTCCGGGACGCCTTTGCCAATCTGATCCGCCTGTTCGATGCGGCGGTGCAGGCCGTCGCCGCCCTCGACGAACCGGATGACATGAACCCCTTGGCGGCGAAGGTGCGCAGCGAGCGCCAGGCCCTGTTGGAATCGGGCCTTGAACCGGAGGTCGCGGCCCGTCAGGCCGGATGGAGGATCTTCGGTGCCAAGCCCGGCGCCTACGGCGCAGGTGTGCAGGGCGCCATCGACGGCCGCCTGTGGCAGAGCCGCGAAGACCTGGCGCAGGTCTACCTGAATTGGGGCGGCTACGCTTACGGCGCCGGCGATGAAGGCACCGCCGCCCGGGAGCAGTTCTCCCGGCGCCTGAGTCAGGTGCAGGCGGTGTTGCAGAACCAGGACAACCGCGAACACGACCTGCTCGATTCCAACGATTACTACCAGTTCCAGGGCGGCATGTTGGCGGCGGTGGAGACCCTTGGCGGCGCAACGGCGGCCAGTTACCACGGCGATCACAGCCAGCCGGACTTGCCAAAGATCCGCACGTTGAAAGAAGAGCTCAACCGCGTCATTCGGTCCCGGGCGGCCAATCCGAAGTGGATCGACGGGATCAAACGTCACGGCTATAAAGGTGCATTTGAACTGGCGGCGACGGTGGACAACCTGTTCGCCTTCGACGCCACCACGCAGTTGATCGACGATCACCAGTACGCCTTGCTGGCCGATGCTTATCTACTGGACCCCGATACCCGAAATTTCGTCCGCCAGCACAACCCCGATGCCTTGCGCGACATGACCGAGCGCATGCTCGAAGCGCAGCAGCGGGGAATGTGGCAGGCACCTGGGGAGTATCGTGAGGCGTTGGAGAACTTGTTGCTGGATATAGAAGAGGACAACTGACTTGCCCATTCAACGGGCTAGACACAATCCCTGTGATGGGTTGACCTGTGGCAAAGGGATTTATCTGTGGCGAGGGGATTTATCCCCGTTGGGCTGCGAAGCAGCCCCCGAGGTGGACAAGGGGTCGCTTCGCAACCCAGCGGGGATAAATCCCCTCGCCACAAGTACTCTGTTCACACTGACGTTACCGACCACCTTTGAGAGTTCAACATGACCGACACCCCTCATTTCCCGCTCTGCGCCGTGGTCGGGGCCGATGACCTGAAACTGGCCCTGTGCCTGGCTGCGATCGATCCGAAAATCGGCGGTGTGCTCATCGAAGGCCCACGAGGCATGGCGAAGTCCACGCTGGCCCGGGGCCTGGCGGACCTGTTGGCCAGCGGCCAGTTCGTTACCTTGCCTTTGGGCGCCACTGAAGAGCGGCTGGTGGGCACCCTGGATCTGGACGCGGCCCTGGGGGAAGGGCGCGCGCAGTTCTCTCCCGGCGTTCTGGCCAAGGCCGACGCCGGGGTGTTGTATGTCGATGAAGTGAACCTGCTGCCCGATCACCTGGTGGACCTGCTGCTGGACGTGGCCGCCAGCGGCACCAACCTGATCGAGCGCGACGGTATCTCACACCGGCATCCGGCGCGTTTTGTATTGATCGGCACCATGAACCCGGAAGAGGGTGAATTGCGTCCGCAGTTGCTCGACCGTTTCGGCCTGAACGTGGCCCTGGACGGCCACACCGCACCGGTTGAGCGCGGGCAGATTATTCGTCGACGGCTGGATTTCGACAGCGATCCGGCGGCGTTCTGTGCGCAGTGGGAACCGGCCCAGCAGCAGTTGCGCGAACGCTGCCAGCAGGCCCGCGATCGGTTGATGCAGATTCCTCTGGATGACCAGGCGTTGGCGCAGATCACCGAGCGTTGTTTTGCCGCCGGGGTCGATGGTTTGCGCGCCGACCTGGTCTGGTTGCGGGCCGCCCGGGCGCATGCTGCGTGGCGGGGGGCGGATGCCATTGCCGCAGAAGACATTGATGCGGTCGCCGAGTTTGCGTTGCGTCATCGCAGGCACGAGCCTTCGGCCCCTGCGCCGTCCCAAACGCCGCCATCCACCGCCGATCAAACCGCCAGGCCCGACGAAGGCCAGGGCCAGTGGGGTGACCTGCCGGCGCGGGCATTGCCCACGG encodes the following:
- a CDS encoding cobalamin biosynthesis protein — its product is MSTGPILVVGLGCQRGCPASTLRAMLDQTLLAHGIELSGVGALASIDLKQDEPGLLELAEQLKLPLTCFNAGQLSSYQARLSHRSEIAFERTGCYGIAESAALALADRLGTTPATLLIPRQKGPGVTLALAVTA
- a CDS encoding CbtA family protein; the protein is MIKRIAQTAGFSGLLAALLLTLLQSFWVSPLILQAETYESAPATELHEHTAGAAHSHDTEAWEPQDGWQRLLSTTGGNLVVAVGFALMLAGLYTLRAPTRTSQGLLWGLAGYATFVLAPTLGLPPELPGTAAADLAQRQMWWIGTAASTAVGIALIVFGRHWLLKLLGVATLLVPHVIGAPQPEVHSMLAPEALESQFKLASQVTNVAFWLALGLVSAWLFRRGNQAHHDA
- a CDS encoding CbtB domain-containing protein, with the translated sequence MSTISSTARTASSSTTLSQRLSAAIFASILGAGLVYFAGFSHIEAVHNAAHDTRHSAAFPCH
- the cobW gene encoding cobalamin biosynthesis protein CobW; translation: MKTLAKLPVTIVTGFLGSGKTTLLRHMLDNAQGRRIAVIVNEFGELGIDGEILKQCSIGCTEEEASGRVYELANGCLCCTVQEEFFPVMRELVARRGDLDHILIETSGLALPKPLVQAFQWPEIRSACTVDAVITVVDSPAVAAGTFAAFPDQVDAQRKLDPNLDHESPLHELFADQLASADLVILNKADLISPEDLAKVRLEVAEELPPAVKVIEASSGRLPLDVLIGLGAGSEEHIDSRHSHHDHHHDGDDDDHDHDAFDSISIELPQADESLLLDALTQLVVQHGVLRVKGFAAIPGKPMRLLIQGVGTRFDKHFDRQWGADEARVTRLVLIGQALDAGLLEAQLRAALSV
- the cobN gene encoding cobaltochelatase subunit CobN, which produces MHLLRTQPGGFVSDDNIADLGQTPAELVILCSGDSSLALLAEAARQLPDDYPQFRLANPMQVQNHASVDLYFDDVLRHAKVILLSLHGGIGYWRYGIERLMELAGRGVKLILVPGDDRPDPELSDLSNVPHEDRDRLWQFLRQGGLGNALDLFHNLASQWFGRDYPWGEPQPLPRTAIYHPERTNATLGDWHSDWQVGQPVAAVLFYRSHLQAANTAFIDVFCQRLQAAGLNPLPIAVASLKEPGCLALVEDWLDEVAAGVILNTTGFAQSSPEAPHLRPFRRNVPVIQAICAQDNEPGWRASEQGLGPRDLAMHIALPELDGRIISRPISFKDLAWRSERSQSDVVCYRAVPERMDFVAELAWRWTNLACLPNSQKRVALILANYPTRDGRIGNGVGLDTPAAAVNILRALQAEGYPLPTELPASGTALIQQLLGGVSNDLDSLDLRPCHQSLALEAYRAMFDALPEANRQAVLERWGSPEQDPMFRDGRLMIAGVRLGLTFVGIQPARGYQVDPSAVYHDPDLVPPHGYLAFYFWLRNTYGVHALIHVGKHGNLEWLPGKGVGLSESCWPDALLGPLPNIYPFIVNDPGEGAQAKRRTQAVIIDHLMPPLTRAETYGPLRNLELLADEYYEAQLLDPRRARELQRDILNLVRETHIDRELQLDGDADVAIWLPRLDTYLCDLKESQIRDGLHIFGESPTQRLRIDTLLALLRIPRGDGKGAQSSLLRALAKAFALGFDPLDCALAEPWTGACPEALRRISNEPWRTAGDTRERLELFAGQLIEQALEGVVAQLEAPGWETVNSIIENLRGVVAPRLDACGPAEMRGLLDALGGRFVPAGPSGAPSRGRLDVLPTGRNFFSVEVRNLPTTTAWRIGFQSASLILERHLQDHGDHLRQLGLSVWGTATMRTGGDDMAQAMALMGVRPVWATGSQRVDDFEILPLSLLDRPRVDVTLRVSGFFRDAFANLIRLFDAAVQAVAALDEPDDMNPLAAKVRSERQALLESGLEPEVAARQAGWRIFGAKPGAYGAGVQGAIDGRLWQSREDLAQVYLNWGGYAYGAGDEGTAAREQFSRRLSQVQAVLQNQDNREHDLLDSNDYYQFQGGMLAAVETLGGATAASYHGDHSQPDLPKIRTLKEELNRVIRSRAANPKWIDGIKRHGYKGAFELAATVDNLFAFDATTQLIDDHQYALLADAYLLDPDTRNFVRQHNPDALRDMTERMLEAQQRGMWQAPGEYREALENLLLDIEEDN
- a CDS encoding ATP-binding protein, with the protein product MTDTPHFPLCAVVGADDLKLALCLAAIDPKIGGVLIEGPRGMAKSTLARGLADLLASGQFVTLPLGATEERLVGTLDLDAALGEGRAQFSPGVLAKADAGVLYVDEVNLLPDHLVDLLLDVAASGTNLIERDGISHRHPARFVLIGTMNPEEGELRPQLLDRFGLNVALDGHTAPVERGQIIRRRLDFDSDPAAFCAQWEPAQQQLRERCQQARDRLMQIPLDDQALAQITERCFAAGVDGLRADLVWLRAARAHAAWRGADAIAAEDIDAVAEFALRHRRHEPSAPAPSQTPPSTADQTARPDEGQGQWGDLPARALPTGTRRDVPSWPKKP